The Papaver somniferum cultivar HN1 chromosome 3, ASM357369v1, whole genome shotgun sequence genome includes a region encoding these proteins:
- the LOC113358867 gene encoding subtilisin-like protease SBT2.5, with amino-acid sequence MEMRSGCIVLVFWSLLVFGKAQEVYIVTMEGEPVVSYSGGVEGFEATAAAEDTDERIDTASELVTSYSHHLVKKHDMLLDMLFESGTYKKLYSYKHLINGFSVHTTPEQAESLRRAPGVKSVERDWKVRRLTVHTPQFLGLPMGVWPTGGGCDRAGEDIVIGFVDSGIYPHHPSFATHNTAPYGPLPKYRGKCEIDPDTKRDFCNGKIIGAQHFAAAAVASGAFNPSVNYASPLDGDGHGSHTAAIAAGNNGIPLRMHGFEFGRASGMAPRARIAVYKALYRYFGGFVSDVVAAIDQAVHDGVDILNLSVGPNSPPATTRTTYLNPFDATLLSAVKAGIFVVQAGGNGGPFPKTLVSYSPWITTVAAAIDDRRYKNHLYLGNGKILTGLGLTPATLSNRTFTLVAANDVLLDSSVMKFSPSDCQKPEVFNKNLVKGNILLCGYSFNFVVGSASIKKVSETARALGAVGFVLAVENVSPGTKFDPVAVGLPGILITDTSKSMDLIDYYNSTTSRDWTGRVKSFKATGSIGDGLKPILHKSAPQVALFSSRGPDIKDFSFQDADLLKPDILAPGALIWAAWSPNGTDEANYLGESFAMVSGTSMAAPHVAGIAALVKQKHPKWSPSAIKSALMTTASTFDRAGKGIQAQQYSGSETMTLVPATPFDYGSGHVSPRAALDPGLIFDAGYVDYVKFLCATPGIDPSEIANFTSSSCKTYHGGHPSDLNTPSIAISHLVGTRTITRTVTNVAEEETYTITTRMSPEIAIEANPPAMTLLPGASRKFTISLTVRSVTGSYSFGQVLMKGSRGHKVRIPVVAMGYY; translated from the exons ATGGAGATGAGGTCCGGGTGTATAGTTTTAGTGTTTTGGAGTCTCTTAGTTTTTGGAAAAGCACAAGAAGTGTACATTGTGACTATGGAAGGGGAGCCCGTGGTTAGTTACAGTGGAGGAGTGGAGGGATTTGAAGCTACGGCTGCCGCAGAAGATACTGATGAGAGAATTGACACTGCTAG TGAATTGGTTACATCTTACTCCCATCACCTTGTGAAGAAGCACGATATGCTTTTAGACATGCTGTTTGAAAGTGGCACCTACAAGAAGCTCTACAGTTATAAGCATCTGATTAATGGGTTTTCCGTTCATACTACACCTGAGCAG GCAGAATCCCTTAGACGAGCCCCTGGTGTGAAATCTGTTGAGAGAGATTGGAAGGTGAGAAGACTAACAGTTCACACACCTCAATTTTTGGGTCTTCCGATGGGAGTGTGGCCTACCGGTGGTGGTTGTGACAGAGCTGGAGAAGATATTGTGATAGGATTTGTTGATTCAGGAATATATCCACATCATCCTAGCTTTGCAACCCACAATACTGCTCCGTATGGACCTCTTCCAAAATATAGAGGAAAGTGTGAAATTGATCCAGATACTAAGAGGGACTTCTGTAATGGAAAAATTATTGGTGCGCAACATTTTgcagcagctgctgttgcttctgGAGCATTTAATCCCTCAGTTAACTACGCATCTCCTCTTGATGGTGATGGGCATGGAAG CCACACAGCAGCAATTGCTGCTGGAAATAATGGAATTCCGTTGCGGATGCATGGGTTTGAGTTTGGGAGAGCAAGTGGGATGGCTCCTCGTGCTAG GATTGCTGTGTATAAAGCACTTTACAGATATTTCGGAGGATTTGTATCGGATGTTGTAGCTGCTATTGACCAG GCTGTTCACGATGGTGTGGACATTCTCAATCTCTCAGTTGGACCAAACAGTCCTCCAGCCACCACCAGGACCACCTACTTAAACCCCTTTGATGCCACATTGCTTTCAGCTGTGAAAGCAGGAATATTTGTGGTCCAAGCAGGAGGAAATGGAGGTCCTTTTCCAAAGACCTTAGTATCTTACAGTCCATGGATAACAACTGTTGCTGCTGCAATTGATGACCGCAGATACAAAAATCATCTGTATCTGGGAAACGGAAAAATCTTAACTGGGCTTGGTTTAACAC CTGCCACACTTTCAAACCGAACATTCACCCTAGTGGCAGCAAATGATGTATTGTTGGACTCGTCAGTTATGAAATTCAGCCCTTCAGATTGCCAAAAGCCTGAAGTTTTCAATAAGAATTTGGTGAAGGGAAATATTCTTCTCTGTGGGTATTCATTCAACTTTGTTGTTGGCTCTGCATCAATCAAGAAGGTTTCAGAAACCGCTAGGGCCCTTGGTGCTGTTGGCTTCGTTCTTGCAGTTGAAAATGTTTCGCCAGGAACCAAATTCGACCCTGTTGCAGTTGGCTTGCCTGGGATTCTCATCACTGATACCAGCAAGTCAATG GATCTTATTGATTACTATAATAGCACTACATCAAGGGACTGGACAGGGCGGGTGAAGAGCTTTAAAGCAACAGGTAGCATTGGTGATGGTTTGAAACCTATACTTCATAAATCGGCACCCCAGGTGGCACTATTCTCTTCGCGAGGACCAGATATAAAAGATTTCAGCTTCCAAGATGCAGATCTTCTCAAACCAGATATTTTGGCCCCTGGTGCTCTTATTTGGGCTGCCTGGTCTCCGAATGGAACAGATGAAGCTAATTACTTAG GTGAATCATTTGCTATGGTATCTGGAACCAGTATGGCAGCACCACATGTAGCTGGAATAGCGGCCCTGGTAAAGCAGAAGCACCCTAAGTGGAGCCCATCTGCCATCAAATCAGCTCTGATGACCACAGCATCTACGTTTGATCGAGCAGGCAAGGGTATTCAAGCTCAGCAATATTCGGGGTCTGAAACCATGACTCTGGTACCTGCTACTCCATTTGATTACGGAAGTGGGCATGTCAGTCCCAGAGCTGCTCTCGATCCTGGACTCATCTTCGATGCTG GTTATGTCGACTATGTGAAATTCCTTTGTGCAACTCCCGGAATTGATCCCAGCGAGATCGCAAACTTCACAAGTTCATCGTGCAAGACCTACCACGGTGGCCACCCATCAGACCTCAACACTCCATCAATTGCAATCTCCCATCTCGTAGGAACTCGAACTATTACCCGAACCGTCACTAATGTAGCTGAGGAAGAAACTTACACAATCACGACAAGAATGTCCCCGGAGATAGCAATCGAAGCCAATCCTCCAGCAATGACTTTGCTTCCTGGTGCATCACGCAAGTTCACCATATCCCTCACCGTTAGATCAGTGACTGGATCTTACAGCTTCGGACAGGTCTTGATGAAAGGTAGTCGTGGTCACAAGGTACGAATCCCAGTCGTTGCTATGGGTTACTATTGA